The DNA region ACAGCTGGTGGAAGCAGTATCAACTCCAGAATTAGAAAGAGGAATGTAAgtgattgaatttgtttttaacTGAATTTACTTTTCGTCGTTATCTGATTAATAAGagtaacaaaacaatattaattttcaGATTCATGGAGTGCTAAACGCTGTGAGTTGGGGAACCCTTATGCCAATTGGGGCCATGATGGCTAGGTACCTTAGGGTGTTCAAGTCTGCAAATCCAGCATGGTTTTACCTTCATATTGCCTGCCAAACTTCGGCCTATATTGTGGGTGTTGCTGGGTGGGCAACTGGTATCAAGCTTGGCAACGACAGTCCTTCCGTTCAATTTGACACACACAGGAATATTGGCATAACCCTCTTTGCCCTTGGCACACTTCAGGTAAATCACTCTTTTCTCTCCAATCTTCACTTATTTGTACCTGTATTTTAACCAACTCTGTTTTCAGGAAGAGTGAGTATTTAATTACCTCATGGGCATGGTAATCTAATTAGACATTTTGATTTGGGTGATTGATGAGCAGATGTTTGCATTGCTTTTGAGGCCAAAGCCTGATCACAAATACAGATTATACTGGAACATCTACCACCATGCTGTCGGGTACACAGTGATAATTTTGAGCATCTATAACGTCTTTGAGGGTCTTGACATATTGGAGCCAGCCAAGAAGTGGAAGAGGATATATATAGGTATTCTGATTTTCTTCGGTGCAGTTGCTGTCATATTAGAAGCCATAACTTGGATAATAGTTATAAAGAGGAAACAGAAGACTTCAGAGAAGACCCATCAGAGCATGAATGGAACAAACGGAGTGAATGGCCATGGGCCTCATTATGATGCCTAGACACGGTAGTTTTTATG from Mangifera indica cultivar Alphonso chromosome 8, CATAS_Mindica_2.1, whole genome shotgun sequence includes:
- the LOC123222591 gene encoding cytochrome b561 and DOMON domain-containing protein At5g35735-like encodes the protein MDISLKSALFCCVLFAVCVSSYGQNCGSYSFTSNKQYSFCSDLPALNSFLHWNYDSATTTVDLAFRHAGTTSSQWVAWALNPSGQFMGGSQCLVALQTSAGVRPYTAPIGASESMPQLKEASLAFGVSNLSATLGSGEMIIFAKLQLTSQFLSTNQLWQVGPMNGDSPGTHPTSGDNVRSVSTINFASGETTAGGSSINSRIRKRNIHGVLNAVSWGTLMPIGAMMARYLRVFKSANPAWFYLHIACQTSAYIVGVAGWATGIKLGNDSPSVQFDTHRNIGITLFALGTLQMFALLLRPKPDHKYRLYWNIYHHAVGYTVIILSIYNVFEGLDILEPAKKWKRIYIGILIFFGAVAVILEAITWIIVIKRKQKTSEKTHQSMNGTNGVNGHGPHYDA